A genome region from Arachis duranensis cultivar V14167 chromosome 6, aradu.V14167.gnm2.J7QH, whole genome shotgun sequence includes the following:
- the LOC107492656 gene encoding protein ALTERED PHOSPHATE STARVATION RESPONSE 1 — translation MGCASSKVEDLPAVALCRDRCTFLDEAIHQRYALAAAHMAYINSLKGIGHSLHLFIQQDRELAAGGGAASPPPSPPAKAHLAKHASPPSSPPHSDSGSHLHFHSDEEDDDDENPHALHDHDSSGHSSPLHVDLPPFEEGDHELPPWMGMGMGMGRMQMNFMKKQPTPSIVYQQRPINHETVYVGESSSSYPYPYPYSSSSSSYQPYPQPYDPYGAPPPSAYDGSYPPQHRPPPSAAKPPPPPPSPPRASPWDFLNFFDGDGDEKYYPQTQYTPSRDSREVREEEGIPDLEDEDYQHEVVKEVHGDHKLVDTPASASASAAANHHDHHQPAKADATDSESDGGLEYDVHVVDKKVVDEDDRPKDRGGGGAGAAAFRGRPGSRSAFEVAKEIEVLFQRASDSGAEIAKMLEVGKLPYNRKHGAAYQASSKMLQVVTPSLSMVSSQPSTSASTAADNLDIDVDLVTRSRNLSSTLQKLYLWEKKLYAEVKAEEKMRVVHDKKCRKLKRLDERGADFNKVDATRAMIRSLSTKIRMAIQVVDKISMTINKIRDEELWPQLKELIQGMMRMWKSMLECHHSQCEAIREARILGSVGSRKKSGDSHLLATKQLEQELINWTFQFSSWISAQKGYVRALNNWLMKCLLYEPEETPDGIVPFSPGRIGAPPIFVICNRWSQAMDRISEKEVVDSMHVFTMSVLQIWEQDKLEMHRQMAENKDLERKVRNIDKDDQKIQKQIQALERKIALPSGEGKGLSVSENILYQSDKSSSLQASLQRIFEAMERFTDESVKAYEELVSTD, via the exons ATGGGCTGTGCGAGTTCCAAGGTGGAGGATCTGCCGGCGGTCGCCTTGTGCCGGGATCGATGCACCTTCCTCGACGAAGCTATACACCAGAGGTATGCACTCGCGGCGGCGCACATGGCGTACATCAACTCCCTCAAGGGAATCGGTCACTCTCTCCACCTCTTTATTCAGCAAGACAGGGAATTAGCGGCAGGAGGTGGCGCCGCCTCTCCTCCGCCTTCCCCTCCGGCGAAGGCTCACCTAGCGAAGCATGCTTCTCCTCCGTCTTCTCCGCCTCACTCCGATTCCGGCTCCCACCTCCACTTCCACTCCGACGAAGAAGACGACGACGACGAAAACCCTCACGCTCTCCACGACCACGATTCGTCCGGTCACTCTTCCCCTCTCCACGTGGATCTCCCGCCATTCGAGGAGGGAGATCATGAGCTTCCTCCATGGATGGGGATGGGGATGGGGATGGGAAGGATGCAGATGAATTTCATGAAGAAGCAACCAACGCCTTCAATTGTGTACCAACAGAGGCCAATCAATCACGAAACCGTATACGTAGGTGAATCCTCTTCTTCGTATCCGTATCCGTATCcgtattcttcttcttcttcttcgtatCAACCCTATCCTCAGCCCTACGATCCATATGGTGCTCCTCCACCCTCTGCCTATGATGGATCTTATCCGCCACAACACCGCCCACCGCCTTCTGCCGCCAAGCCGCCGCCGCCACCACCTTCCCCTCCAAGAGCTTCCCCGTGGGATTTTCTCAACTTCTTCGACGGCGACGGCGATGAAAAGTACTATCCTCAGACACAGTACACTCCCAGCCGCGACTCCAGGGAGGTTCGAGAGGAGGAGGGAATCCCCGATTTGGAAGATGAAGATTACCAGCACGAGGTCGTCAAGGAAGTCCACGGCGATCACAAGCTCGTCGACACTCCTGCTTCTGCATCTGCTTCCGCCGCCGCCAACCACCATGATCACCACCAACCCGCCAAGGCTGACGCCACCGACAGCGAAAGCGACGGAGGATTGGAGTATGATGTCCACGTCGTTGATAAGAAAGTGGTTGACGAGGATGACAGGCCGAAGGACCGGGGCGGCGGCGGCGCCGGTGCTGCTGCTTTCCGAGGCCGGCCGGGTTCCCGCAGCGCCTTTGAGGTTGCCAAAGAGATTGAGGTTCTCTTCCAAAGGGCTTCTGACTCCGGTGCCGAAATCGCCAAGATGCTTGAAGTTGGCAAGCTTCCCTATAACCGAAAGCATGGAGCTGCTTATCAAG CTTCCTCCAAGATGTTACAAGTAGTTACTCCCTCTTTGTCAATGGTGTCTTCGCAACCTTCTACATCTGCATCCACCGCCGCTGATAACTTGGATATTGATGTTGATCTAGTAACCAGATCCCGCAATCTTTCCTCTACCTTGCAGAAGCTTTACCTCTgggagaagaaactctatgctGAAGTTAAG GCAGAGGAAAAGATGCGGGTCGTGCACGATAAGAAGTGCCGCAAGCTGAAGCGTTTGGATGAAAGGGGTGCTGATTTTAATAAAGTTGATGCCACTCGAGCTATGATTAGGAGTCTGTCCACAAAAATAAGAATGGCGATTCAAGTTGTTGATAAGATTTCCATGACAATAAATAAGATAAGGGATGAAGAGCTGTGGCCCCAATTGAAGGAATTAATTCAAGG GATGATGAGAATGTGGAAATCCATGCTTGAATGTCATCATAGTCAGTGCGAAGCAATTCGAGAAGCGAGAATACTGGGTTCGGTTGGATCTAGGAAGAAGAGTGGTGACAGTCATCTTCTAGCAACCAAGCAGCTTGAGCAAGAGCTTATCAATTGGACTTTCCAATTCTCTAGCTGGATAAGTGCCCAGAAAGGTTATGTGCGAGCATTGAATAATTGGCTGATGAAATGTCTACTATACGAACCAGAAGAAACACCTGATGGCATAGTTCCCTTTTCCCCCGGTAGAATTGGTGCCCCCCCAATTTTTGTTATATGCAACCGGTGGTCCCAAGCTATGGATCGAATATCCGAAAAGGAAGTTGTTGATTCCATGCATGTATTTACCATGAGTGTGCTTCAGATATGGGAACAAGACAAGTTAGAAATGCATCGGCAGATGGCAGAGAACAAGGATCTGGAGAGAAAAGTTAGAAATATAGACAAAGATGACCAGAAGATACAGAAGCAAATCCAGGCACTAGAGCGGAAAATCGCGCTGCCATCAGGGGAAGGCAAGGGTCTCTCAGTTTCCGAAAATATCCTATACCAGAGCGATAAAAGCAGCAGTCTACAGGCTAGCCTGCAGCGCATTTTTGAAGCCATGGAAAGATTTACGGACGAATCTGTTAAAGCTTATGAGGAGTTGGTAAGCACAGATTGA